One Octopus sinensis unplaced genomic scaffold, ASM634580v1 Contig12563, whole genome shotgun sequence DNA segment encodes these proteins:
- the LOC115229378 gene encoding 60S acidic ribosomal protein P2-like, with amino-acid sequence MKYLASYALAQIGGNNEPSSDEISAIINAAGGDVDLETLNHFMSLMKADSFENLINKGSNMLSCAGVSTSAAPASATGAAPVAETEAPAAPTETAKKAPPPVSSDSDSDIMDIFG; translated from the exons ATGAAGTATTTGGCATCATACGCTCTAGCTCAAATTGGAGGAAATAATGAACCATCATCTGATGAAATCTCTGCCATTATTAACGCTGCCGGTGGTGATGTAGATCTAGAAACCCTTAATCATTTTATGTCTCTAATGAAAGCTGATTCGTTCGAAAACCTTATTAATAAAG GCTCAAATATGCTATCATGTGCTGGCGTATCTACTTCCGCTGCGCCTGCCTCTGCTACTGGTGCTGCTCCCGTAGCAGAAACAGAAGCACCCGCTGCCCCTACTGAGACTGCAAAGAAGGCGCCACCTCCAGTTTCCAGCGACA GCGACTCGGACATTATGGATATTTTTGGATAA